A genomic segment from Syntrophotalea acetylenivorans encodes:
- a CDS encoding SprT-like domain-containing protein: protein MHNDSMSKQKSNPRSIGATVSFQYRERELSGVIARLTGQAAFVLGNDQCSYRIPIDQLQSPCAEPVAIAAEAATAPVPSAATLQVNEEITFHCRGQQLSGRIVRLNPRRAHVLCENNEEYAVPYARIAAKCPQSRNDVGERLSTVRQLAVDLLDKHGLAGWSFDFDHAVRRAGCCDYRRKRISLALQFVRQVSEEEIHDTLLHEIAHALVGKKHNHDAVWKAKAQAIGSSGERCHDTRFCPPRYIVACRNGCWRVTAERRRRNVVCGQCRGEIVYQTFTEKRWRESRDSKDHR, encoded by the coding sequence ATGCATAATGATTCCATGTCCAAGCAGAAAAGTAATCCCCGCAGCATCGGCGCAACAGTTAGCTTTCAGTATCGGGAACGGGAATTGTCCGGTGTGATTGCTCGCCTCACCGGCCAGGCGGCCTTTGTTCTCGGCAATGACCAATGCAGCTATCGAATCCCTATCGATCAGTTGCAATCGCCTTGCGCGGAGCCTGTTGCCATCGCCGCTGAAGCAGCGACCGCGCCAGTGCCTTCCGCAGCCACCCTGCAGGTCAATGAAGAGATCACCTTTCATTGCCGCGGGCAGCAGCTTAGCGGCCGCATTGTACGGCTCAATCCACGCCGGGCTCATGTCCTGTGCGAGAATAACGAGGAATACGCCGTTCCCTATGCGCGGATCGCGGCTAAGTGTCCACAATCCCGGAATGACGTCGGAGAACGTTTGTCGACTGTTCGCCAGCTGGCCGTTGATTTATTGGATAAACATGGTCTGGCAGGCTGGTCCTTCGATTTCGATCATGCTGTCCGCCGAGCCGGCTGTTGCGACTATCGCCGTAAGCGCATCTCCCTCGCCCTGCAGTTCGTTCGCCAAGTTTCCGAGGAAGAGATTCACGACACTCTGCTGCATGAAATCGCCCATGCCCTGGTCGGCAAAAAGCACAATCACGACGCCGTCTGGAAGGCCAAGGCTCAAGCTATTGGCTCCTCCGGGGAACGCTGTCACGATACACGTTTCTGTCCACCTCGCTATATTGTTGCCTGCCGCAATGGTTGCTGGCGGGTGACTGCCGAGCGGCGCCGTCGCAACGTGGTTTGTGGCCAGTGTCGGGGGGAGATTGTTTATCAGACTTTTACTGAGAAGCGCTGGCGGGAGAGTCGGGACTCCAAGGATCATCGTTGA